A stretch of Oncorhynchus gorbuscha isolate QuinsamMale2020 ecotype Even-year linkage group LG24, OgorEven_v1.0, whole genome shotgun sequence DNA encodes these proteins:
- the LOC124013126 gene encoding tyrosinase-like, translating to MRLLLIHGVFFLQCLRFSQQQFPRLCATTEALLSKECCPVWEGDGSACGASSGRGFCRDVEVSDLPNGLNYPFSGLDDRERWPLVFYNRTCQCASNYMGFNCGECQFGLFGANCEERRESVRRNVFHLSAAERRKLISYLNLAKHTVSQDYVIATGTYREMNNGSTPLFSDVSTYDVFVWMHYYVSRNALLGGPGNVWTDVDFAHWAPAFLPWHRVYLLHWEREIRKLTGDFEFSIPYWDWRDAQGCDICTEDLMGAQSLRDPNLISPASVFSSWRVMCSRVEDYSVRGVLCDGNDEGPLLRNPGNHDHNLVARLPTAAEVEFTVSLRDYDTGAMDRSANFSFRNTLEGFGNPQTGLGNSRVMGMHASLHIFMNGSMSSVQGSANDPIFLLHHAYVDSIYEQWLRRHAPEQTHYPEFNAPIGHNRQYHMVPFIPLHRNIEYFTSSKELGYQYSYMLNSDQRISEVLSPYLELMMEVWPWLLGALALGALVTMTVAAVAATMTRMCWDAWPWQLGEKSSAFHLPEREPLIISSDSDTPNYHTV from the exons ATGCGGCTCCTTCTCATCCACGGTGTGTTTTTCCTCCAGTGTTTGCGGTTCTCCCAGCAGCAGTTTCCAAGGCTCTGCGCCACAACGGAGGCCCTGCTCTCTAAAGAGTGCTGCCCGGTCTGGGAAGGGGATGGTTCGGCCTGCGGGGCCAGCTCTGGCAGGGGGTTCTGCCGGGACGTGGAGGTATCGGATCTCCCCAACGGGCTGAATTACCCCTTCTCCGGCTTGGACGACAGAGAGAGGTGGCCTCTGGTATTTTATAACCGGACCTGCCAGTGCGCCTCCAACTACATGGGGTTCAACTGCGGAGAGTGCCAGTTCGGACTGTTTGGGGCTAActgcgaggagaggagagagtccgtgCGGCGGAACGTGTTTCACCTGTCGGCAGCGGAACGGCGGAAACTCATCTCTTACCTCAACCTGGCCAAGCACACCGTTAGCCAGGATTATGTCATAGCCACCGGGACCTACCGGGAGATGAATAACGGGAGCACCCCGCTGTTCTCTGACGTCTCGACCTATGACGTGTTTGTGTGGATGCACTACTATGTCTCCAGGAATGCTCTTCTCGGTGGACCGGGGAATGTCTGGACCGATGTGGACTTCGCCCACTGGGCTCCCGCCTTTCTGCCGTGGCACCGTGTGTACCTGCTGCACTGGGAGCGCGAGATCCGAAAACTGACCGGGGACTTTGAGTTCTCCATCCCGTACTGGGACTGGAGAGACGCGCAGGGCTGTGACATCTGCACCGAAGACCTGATGGGCGCCCAGAGCCTGCGAGATCCCAACCTCATCAGCCCTGCTTCAGTGTTCTCTTCTTGGAGG gtgaTGTGTTCACGGGTGGAAGACTACAGTGTGAGGGGGGTTCTGTGTGATGGTAACGACGAGGGGCCGTTGCTTCGTAACCCTGGAAACCACGACCATAACTTGGTTGCGCGGTTGCCGACGGCAGCAGAGGTGGAGTTCACGGTCAGTCTCCGTGATTACGACACGGGAGCCATGGACCGCTCCGCTAACTTCAGCTTCAGAAACACACTAGAAG GTTTTGGGAACCCTCAGACAGGCCTGGGTAACAGTAGGGTGATGGGGATGCACGCCTCTCTTCATATCTTCATGAACGGCTCAATGTCTTCAGTCCAGGGGTCAGCTAACGACCCTATTTTCCTACTGCACCACGCCTACGTAGACAG tATCTATGAGCAGTGGTTGAGGAGACATGCTCCAGAGCAGACCCACTACCCAGAGTTCAATGCTCCCATTGGCCACAATAGGCAGTACCACATGGTGCCCTTCATACCTCTACACAGAAACATAGAATACTTTACCTCCAGCAAAGAATTGGGGTACCAATACTCCTACATGCTCAACTCAG ATCAGAGGATATCGGAGGTTCTCAGTCCTTACCTGGAGCTAATGATGGAGGTGTGGCCCTGGTTGCTAGGGGCGTTGGCCCTGGGGGCGCTGGTTACCATGACTGTGGCTGCAGTAGCTGCTACTATGACCCGGATGTGTTGGGATGCGTGGCCATGGCAACTCGGGGAGAAGAGTTCAGCGTTCCACCTACCAGAGAGGGAACCTCTCATCATCAGCAGTGATAGTGATACCCCCAACTACCACACTGTTTAG
- the LOC124013127 gene encoding tripartite motif-containing protein 16-like isoform X2, with protein MAQQGVLLDQDQFCCSVCLDLKEPVTTGCGHSYCRSCIEGCWDQDDQRGVYSCPQCRQTFTPRPALRKNGMLAEVVEKLKQTGPQAALPVLCYAGPGDVACDFCTGTRKQKSLMSCLVCLVSYCETHLQPHYDIPGLKKHTLVKATAQLQEKICSHHDKLLEVYCRTDQKCICVLCMDEHKGHYTLSVAAERTEKQTQLGMSQQKAESPEEREGVEGAPTGCGVSQALCTGKEAAEDNERIFTELIRSLEKLHTEAKELIKAQAKAQVSRAEGLLEQLEQEIAELKRKDTELEQLSHTEDHIHFLQSYSDPSVSSSDLPAMVASPHQYFGDVSEAVSELREKLQGFLKEQRTKISSAVNTVDVLLPPEPKTREQFLPYSCQLTLDPNTAHSSPPETSFYSLF; from the exons ATGGCTCAACAGGGAGTTCTGCTTGACCAGGATCAGTTCTGTTGTTCGGTCTGTCTGGATCTAAAGGAGCCGGTAACTACAGGCTGTGGACACAGTTACTGTAGGAGCTGTATTGAGGGCTGCTGGGATCAGGATGACCAGAGGGGCGTCTACAGCTGCCCCCAGTGCAGACAGACCTTCACTCCAAGACCTGCTCTGAGAAAAAATGGCATGTTGGCTGAggttgtggagaaactgaagcaGACCGGACCCCAGGCTGCGCTACCTGTTTTGTGCTATGCTGGACCTGGAGATGTGGCGTGTGATTTCTGCACTGGGACCAGAAAGCAGAAATCCCTCATGTCCTGTCTGGTGTGTTTGGTGTCTTACTGTGAGACTCACCTCCAACCTCACTATGATATTCCTGGCCTAAAGAAGCACACGCTGGTCAAAGCCACTGCGCAACTACAGGAAAAGATCTGCTCTCATCATGACAAACTGCTGGAGGTTTACTGTCGTACCGACCAGAAGTGTATCTGTGTGCTGTGTATGGATGAACATAAAGGCCATTATACACTGTCAGTAGCAGCAGAGAGGACTGAGAAACAG ACACAGCTGGGGATGAGTCAGCAGAAAGCAGAGagtccagaggagagagaaggagttgAAGGAGCTCCAACAGGCTGTGGAGTCTCTCAAG CGCTCTGCACAGGAAAGGAAGCTGCAGAGGACAATGAGAGGATCTTTACAGAGCTGATCCGCTCCCTGGAGAAACTGCACACCGAGGCGAAGGAGCTGATAAAAGCCCAGGCGAAAGCTCAAGTGAGTCGTGCTGAAGGACTCCTGGAGCAACTGGAGCAGGAGATAGCTGAGCTAAAGAGGAAAGACACTGAGCTGGAGCAGCTCTCACACACAGAGGATCACATCCATTTCCTCCAA TCTTACTCCGATCCTAGTGTATCTTCTTCAGACTTACCCGCTATGGTTGCTAGTCCTCATCAGTACTTTGGAGACGTGAGCGAGGCTGTGTCTGAGCTGAGGGAGAAACTACAAGGCTTCCTTAAAGAACAACGGACCAAGATCTCCAGCGCAG TGAATACAGTGGATGTTCTATTACCTCCTGAGCCCAAGACCAGAGAACAGTTCTTACCAT ATTCCTGTCAGCTGACTCTGGACCCAAACACAGCACATTCTtcacccccagaaacctccttttactctctgttctag
- the LOC124013127 gene encoding E3 ubiquitin/ISG15 ligase TRIM25-like isoform X1 — translation MAQQGVLLDQDQFCCSVCLDLKEPVTTGCGHSYCRSCIEGCWDQDDQRGVYSCPQCRQTFTPRPALRKNGMLAEVVEKLKQTGPQAALPVLCYAGPGDVACDFCTGTRKQKSLMSCLVCLVSYCETHLQPHYDIPGLKKHTLVKATAQLQEKICSHHDKLLEVYCRTDQKCICVLCMDEHKGHYTLSVAAERTEKQTQLGMSQQKAESPEEREGVEGAPTGCGVSQALCTGKEAAEDNERIFTELIRSLEKLHTEAKELIKAQAKAQVSRAEGLLEQLEQEIAELKRKDTELEQLSHTEDHIHFLQHALARSHTSRNKARAASPGAIGYQTPKNPPEKAESYSDPSVSSSDLPAMVASPHQYFGDVSEAVSELREKLQGFLKEQRTKISSAVNTVDVLLPPEPKTREQFLPYSCQLTLDPNTAHSSPPETSFYSLF, via the exons ATGGCTCAACAGGGAGTTCTGCTTGACCAGGATCAGTTCTGTTGTTCGGTCTGTCTGGATCTAAAGGAGCCGGTAACTACAGGCTGTGGACACAGTTACTGTAGGAGCTGTATTGAGGGCTGCTGGGATCAGGATGACCAGAGGGGCGTCTACAGCTGCCCCCAGTGCAGACAGACCTTCACTCCAAGACCTGCTCTGAGAAAAAATGGCATGTTGGCTGAggttgtggagaaactgaagcaGACCGGACCCCAGGCTGCGCTACCTGTTTTGTGCTATGCTGGACCTGGAGATGTGGCGTGTGATTTCTGCACTGGGACCAGAAAGCAGAAATCCCTCATGTCCTGTCTGGTGTGTTTGGTGTCTTACTGTGAGACTCACCTCCAACCTCACTATGATATTCCTGGCCTAAAGAAGCACACGCTGGTCAAAGCCACTGCGCAACTACAGGAAAAGATCTGCTCTCATCATGACAAACTGCTGGAGGTTTACTGTCGTACCGACCAGAAGTGTATCTGTGTGCTGTGTATGGATGAACATAAAGGCCATTATACACTGTCAGTAGCAGCAGAGAGGACTGAGAAACAG ACACAGCTGGGGATGAGTCAGCAGAAAGCAGAGagtccagaggagagagaaggagttgAAGGAGCTCCAACAGGCTGTGGAGTCTCTCAAG CGCTCTGCACAGGAAAGGAAGCTGCAGAGGACAATGAGAGGATCTTTACAGAGCTGATCCGCTCCCTGGAGAAACTGCACACCGAGGCGAAGGAGCTGATAAAAGCCCAGGCGAAAGCTCAAGTGAGTCGTGCTGAAGGACTCCTGGAGCAACTGGAGCAGGAGATAGCTGAGCTAAAGAGGAAAGACACTGAGCTGGAGCAGCTCTCACACACAGAGGATCACATCCATTTCCTCCAA CATGCCCTTGCTCGGTCGCACACTTCCCGTAACAAGGCAAGGGCGGCAAGCCCAGGGGCCATAGGCTATCAAACACCTAAGAATCCTCCGGAAAAAGCTGAA TCTTACTCCGATCCTAGTGTATCTTCTTCAGACTTACCCGCTATGGTTGCTAGTCCTCATCAGTACTTTGGAGACGTGAGCGAGGCTGTGTCTGAGCTGAGGGAGAAACTACAAGGCTTCCTTAAAGAACAACGGACCAAGATCTCCAGCGCAG TGAATACAGTGGATGTTCTATTACCTCCTGAGCCCAAGACCAGAGAACAGTTCTTACCAT ATTCCTGTCAGCTGACTCTGGACCCAAACACAGCACATTCTtcacccccagaaacctccttttactctctgttctag